DNA from Acidobacteriota bacterium:
TCGGCCGGCGTCCGCGAGGGCGACCTGGTGCTCTGCTCCGGCCATCCAGGGTCGACCGGCCGCCTCCTGACCACCAGCCAGCTCGAGTTCCTGCGCGACACGAGCTATCCCTTCAACATCGCCAACCTCAAGCGCCGCCAGGCCTACATGCACGCCTACGCCGCCAGGGGCGAGGAGCAGAAGCGCGTCGCCCTGCGCAACCTCTTCGGCATCGAGAACAGCCTCAAGGCGACGACCGGCTACCAGTCGGGCCTGCTCGACCCCGCCCTGATGGCCAAGAAGCAGAAAGAAGAGGCGGCCCTGCGCGCCCGCGTGGCCCAGGACCCGGCCCTGGCCAAGGAGTTCGGCCCGGCCTGGGACGAGATCGCCGCCGCCGAGAAGGCCTATGCCGCGATGTTCAAGCCCCTGGCCTTCTTCGAGCGGGCCAACGGCTTCTACACGGCCTACTTCGCCATCGCCCGCAACATCGTCCGGCTGGCCCTGGAGAAGCCCAAGCCCAACACCGAGCGGCTGCGCGATTTCCGCGACGCCTCCCTGGCCTCGGTCGAGCGGGGCATCCTCTCCCCCGCCCCGATCTACGACGAGTTCGAGGCCGTCAAGCTCGGCGACTCCCTGGCCCAGCTCCAGGAGGAGCTGCCGGACATGATCGAGGTCCGCTGGATCCTGGCCGGCCGCTCGCCCCAGGACGCGGCCCGCGAGCTCGTCGCCGGCACGAAGCTCAGGGACATCGAGTTCCGCAAGAAGCTCCTGGAGGGCGGGGCCGAGGCCGTTTACCAGTGCCAGGATCCGATGATCAAGCTGGCCCTGCTCGTCGACCCGGTCTCGCGCGGCCTGCGGGCCGGCTACGAGAAGAAGGTCGAGGCGGTCGAGACCGTCAACGGCGCCCGGATCGCCAAGGCCATGTTCAAGCTCGAGGGGACGTCCATCCCGCCCGACGCCACCGGCACTCTGCGGCTCAGCTTCGGGGCGGTCAGGGGCTACGTCGAGAACGGCAGGAAGGTCCCCTACCGGACGACCTTCGCCGGGCTCTACGGGAAGTCGGCCCAGGCCGGCAACAAGGACCCCTACGAGCTGCCGGCCAGCTTCCTGGCCAGGAAGGCCGCCGTCAACCCCGCGGCGCCGGTCGACTTCGTCTCGACGGCCGACTCGATCGGCGGGAACTCCGGCTCCCCCCTGGTGAACCGGAAAGGCGAGTTCGTCGGCGTCCTGTTCGACGGCAACATCCAGTCGCTGCCGACGCGGTTCGTCTACGAGGACAGCATCTCGCGGTCGGTCATGGTCGACTCCCGCGGCATCATCGAGGCCCTGCTCAAGATCTACGACGCCAAGCCGCTCGTCGACGAGATCCTCGGGCGGAAATAGGCGGCCCGCTGGGGACGGCCCCCGCCGCGCGGGACGGGCTCAGTAGAGGACGGCGGCTTCGCCGAGCGCGGCGACACGCTTGTCGAGCCAGGCGATGATCAGGTCGCGCCGGGCCAGCACGGCCGCGATCTCGTCGCCGTTCAGGTATTCGCCGGCCGTCGCCCGGAGGCTCTCCCCGGTCAGGCCCTTGAGGGCCTCGACGAACGTCCGGGGCAGGCTGGCCATGATGAAGGTCGGCCCTTCCCGGAATTTCTCGTCGTAGATGAGCTTCCTTTTCGTCGCGAACGACCGGGAGTGGTCGATGAGGAACATCCGCCAGTCGTCGGTGACGAGGTAGTTCCTCTGGTGGCGGTCGATGTTGTAGATGAGGTTGTCGAAGGCCCGCTGCAGGCAGAGGTCCCGGGCGAACGCGGCGGCCCTGGCCGGCGGCGGGACGAGCTTCTTCTTCATGATCGTTTCCAGGCTCTGCCAGTATTCGACCCAGACCTGGCACGACCCGCGGTCGTTCCGGAACTCCCGCTCGACCGTGGGCGGGACCATGTGGAGGCCCAGGGCGCGGCTCAGTCGGTAGGCGGCGATCTCGCCCTTCCAGGTCTCCCTGAACCCGGCGACCCTCTCCCCGAGCGCGTTCTTCCACAGGGCTTTGTGCCGGATCCCGTCCTTCTCGAGCGTCAGCTCCCAGGGACTGGTCACGGCCAGGGGCCCGGTCAGCTGCTTCTGGCCGACGACCGCGGCCGTCTTGAGGAAATCCTCCCACCTGTCGTAGCCGGCCTGTTCGGCGGCGGTGAACTGGGCCGTCAGGCTGGCGCCGGCTGACAGGGCCGCGACGGCCGCGAAGACAAGGATCGATCTTTTCATGGCCCTTCCCTCCCCCCGTCACTTTGCTCCGGCCGGAGTGTAAGCCGGGAACGGCGGCCCTGTCAACAGGGAAAGGGACGGGCGGACCGAAGACGGGCAAATTGACTTCCCGGGGCCTTTTTGCTAATTAATGGTAAATGTACAAGTGGATTTACCGCAAGATCTTCGGCAGCGATAACGACCGCACCCTTCGCCTGATCCGGCCCCTTGTCGCCGCCATCAACGATCTCGAACCCCGCATCCAGCCCCTGACCGACGACGGGCTCCGGGCCAAGACGGCCGAGTTCAAGGAAAAGCTGGCCCAGGGCGCCTCCCTCGACGACATCCTGCCCGAGGCCTTCGCCGTCGTCCGCGAAGCCTCCCGCCGGACGACCAGGATGCGCCACTTCGACGTCCAGCTCATCGGCGGCATCGTCCTCCACCAGGGCATGATCTCCGAAATGAAGACGGGCGAGGGGAAAACGCTCGTCGCCACCCTGCCGGCCTACCTCAACGCCCTGAGCGGCCGCGGCGTTCATATCGTCACCGTCAACGACTACCTGGCCAAGCGCGACACGGAGTGGATGGGCGCCATCTACCGCTTCCTCGGCCTGACCGTGGGGACCATCCAGCACGACCTCGGCGACGCCGAACGCTACACGGCCTACCGTGCCGACATCACCTACGGCACGAACAACGAGTTCGGCTTCGACTACCTCCGCGACAACATGAAGTTCCGCCTGGCCGACCTGGCCCAGCGGGAGTTCAACTACGCCATCGTCGACGAGGTCGACAGCATCCTCATCGACGAGGCCCGGACGCCGCTGATCATCTCCGGCCCGACCAACGAGTCGACCCAGCTCTACACCCGGGTCGATTCCGTCGTCCGCCGCCTGCAGAAAGACAAGCACTTCACCCTCGACGAGAAGAGCCGGACGGTCTCCATCCAGGAGGCCGGCGTGGCCGAGGCCGAGCGGGCCCTGGGTGTGTCGAACCTCTACGACATGGCCAACATGGAGTACGTCCACGCCGTCAACACGGCCCTCAAGGCCCATCACCTGTTCAAACTGGACGTCGACTACATGGTCCAGGACGGCAAGGTCGTCATCGTCGACGAGTTCACCGGCCGGCTCATGCCCGGCCGCCGCTACAGCGACGGGCTGCACCAGGCCCTGGAGGCCAAGGAGCGGGTCAAGGTCGAGGAGGAGAACCAGACCCTGGCCTCGGTTACCTTCCAGAACTACTTCCGCATGTACAAGAAGCTGGCCGGCATGACCGGCACGGCGGCCACCGAGCGGGAGGAGTTCCGCCACATCTACGGTCTCGACGTCATCGAGATCCCGACCAACAAGACGCTCATCCGCCTGGAGAACCCGGACGTCATCTACCGGACCTCCGAAGAGAAGTGGCAGGCCGCGGTCGAGGAGATCGCCGATCTCAACAAGACGGGCCGGCCGGTCCTCGTCGGCACGATCTCGATCGAGAAATCCGAGCACCTCAGCAGCCTGCTCCGCCGGCGGAACATCCGCCACGTCGTTCTCAACGCCAAGTACCACGAGATGGAGGCCCAGATCATCGCCCAGGCCGGCCGCGTCGGGGCCGTGACCATCGCCACGAACATGGCCGGCCGCGGCGTCGACATCCTGCTCGGCGGCAACCCCGAGTTCCTGGCCAGGGAGCAGCTCAAGCGCGGGGGCGGCGACCCGTCCAAGGTCCCGCCCGGGCAGCTCGAACAGGTCCTCCGGGAGGTCAGCGCGGTGACTCAGAAGGAGCACGAGGCCGTGGTCGCCCTCGGCGGCCTGCACGTCCTCGGCACGGAGCGCCACGAGGCCCGGCGCATCGACAACCAGCTCCGCGGCCGCGCCGGCCGCCAGGGCGATCCGGGCTCGTCCCGCTTCTACCTCTCGCTCGAGGACGACCTGATGCGCATCTTCGGCAGCGAGCGCATTTCCGGGCTCATGGCCCGGATCGGCATGAGCGAAGGCGTGCCCATCGAGCACCCCATGATCAGCCGGGCCATCGAGCGGGCCCAGAAGCAGGTCGAGGGCCAGAACTTCACCGTCCGCAAGCACCTCCTCGAATACGACGACGTCATGAACAAGCAGCGCGAGACGATCTACGGCCAGCGCCGCAAGATCCTCGAGGGGGCCGACCAGCGGGACTACTTCCTCGGCCTCATCGACAGCCTCGTCGAGTGGATGCTCGACACCCACGCCAACAAGGATGCCGCGCCCGAGGAGTGGAACCGCGAGGGCCTGCGCCAGGCCGTCCTGGCCCAGTTCGGCGTGGACGTCGAGACCCTGGGGATCGACTGGGCCACGGTCAGCCCCGGCGGGCTGAGGGACGCGATCGTCAAGGCCCTGACGGCCGCATACGAGGCCAAGGAGAAGCAGCTCGGCCCGTTCATGCGGGAGTTCGAGCGGATGATCCTCCTCCAGGTCATCGACTCGCAGTGGAAAGACCATCTGCTCGAGATGGACCATCTCAAGGAAGGCATCGGGCTGCGGGGCTACGGCCAGAAGGACCCTCTCATCGAGTACAAGAAGGAGGGCTTCGAGATGTTCCAGTCCATGCTCGACCGGATCGAGGAGGACGCGGTGCGCTACGTCTTCCTCATCCAGCCGGTCATCGACCAGCCGGCGCCGGTGCGGCGCCAGACGCCGGTCTACTACCAGCAGCCCACGGGGCCCTCGGGCCAGCGGTCCAGGCAGGCCCGGGCCATGATCCCGGGCAAGCGTCACAAGCACTGATCCAGGGAGCCAAGGAGGAGCCATGCTCGACGACAAGATCAGGGAAGCCCTCACCTTCGACGACGTTCTCATCCTGCCGGCCAAGTCCGACGTCGCGCCCGCCCAGGCCGTGGTCACCACCCGGCTGAGCCGCCACATCACCCTCAACATCCCCGTCGTCAGCGCGGCCATGGACACCGTGACCCTGTCGCGGATGGCCATCGCCCTGGCCCAGCAGGGCGGCCTCGGCGTCATCCACCGCAACATGTCCATCGAGAGCCAGGCCGAGGAGGTCGACAAGGTCAAGCGGCACGAGAGCGGCATGGTCGTCGAGCCCATCACCCTGCGGCCCCAGGACACGGTCGGCCGGGCCCTCGAGGTCATGAGGGAGCACCACATCTCCGGCCTGCCCATCACCGACGGATCGAACCAGCTCGTCGGCATACTGACCAACCGCGACATCCGCTTCGAGAGCCGCCTGAGCCTGCCGGTCGAGAAGATCATGACCCGCAAGCTCGTCACCGTCCCGGTCGGGACGTCGCTCGAGGACGCCGAGAAGGTCTTCCACGAGCACAAGATCGAGAAGCTCCTCGTCGTCGACGAGGGCTACCACCTCAAGGGCCTGATCACCTACAAGGACATCCTCAAACGCATCCAGTATCCCGACGCGGCCAAGGACAGCCTGGGGCGGCTGAGGGTCGGGGCCGCCGTCGGCGTCGGCGCCGATTTCCTCGACCGGGCCCGGGCCCTGGTCGCGGTCAAGTGCGACGTCATCGTCGTCGACAACGCCCACGGCCATTCGCGGCGCGTCCTCGACACCGTCCGGACGCTCAAGAAGGAGTTCCCGAACCAGGAGATCATCGCCGGCAACATCGGCACGGCCCGGGCGGCCGAGGAGCTCGTCGACCTCGGCGTCGACGCGGTCAAGGTCGGGGTCGGGCCCGGCTCGATCTGCACGACCCGGATCATCACCGGCGCCGGCATCCCCCAGGTCACGGCCATCGCCGACGTCTACGAGGTGACGGGGAAGGCGGGCATCCCGCTCATCGCCGACGGCGGCATCAAGTACTCCGGCGACGTGACCAAGGCCATCGCGGCCGGCGCGGACACGATCATGCTCGGCAACCTGCTGGCCGGGACCGAGGAGGCCCCGGGCGAGGTCGTCATGTACCAGGGCCGGGCCTACAAGATGTACCGGGGCATGGGCTCGATCGCGGTCATGAAGGAGGGCAAGAGCAGCGACCGCTACCAGCAGGACCTGCAGCCCACCGCCGCCAAGCTCGTCCCCGAGGGCATCGAGGGCCGGGTCCCCTACAAGGGCAGCACCACGGTCATCGTCCAGATGCTCGTCGGCGGGCTCAAGGCCGGCATGGGCTACGCCGGCTGCCGGACGATCGAGGAGCTCAAGGCCAACGCCCGCTTCATCAAGATCACCCAGGCCTCGCTCAAGGAGAGCCACGTCCACGACGTGGTCATCACCCAGGAGGCGCCGAACTATCATCTCGACTGAGCGCTGACGGAACGCTCGAAAGGGGGGGCGATGTCCGACTACGCGATCAAGACCGTTCTGGCCGTTGTGCTTCTGGGGACGGGCCTCTGCGCCTTCCTGGCCATGATGGCCCGATTC
Protein-coding regions in this window:
- a CDS encoding S46 family peptidase, whose product is MSRNRSRYRVPILLAALAALLLVRPAAADEGMWLFNKPPKDILLKKYGFAATPEFMDHLRLASISFGGASGSFISPDGLVLTNHHVGQGAIQNLSTKDRDLMKTGFYARTRAEELRVPGMELRVLVGIEDVTDKVLGAEKPGMGPVEAAEARQKVVAGLEKDAGAGEGLRGVVVTLYSGGMYHLYTYRVHNDVRLVFAPEYAAAFFGGDQDNFTYPRYDLDITLFRIYENGRPYKSDQFIKWSSAGVREGDLVLCSGHPGSTGRLLTTSQLEFLRDTSYPFNIANLKRRQAYMHAYAARGEEQKRVALRNLFGIENSLKATTGYQSGLLDPALMAKKQKEEAALRARVAQDPALAKEFGPAWDEIAAAEKAYAAMFKPLAFFERANGFYTAYFAIARNIVRLALEKPKPNTERLRDFRDASLASVERGILSPAPIYDEFEAVKLGDSLAQLQEELPDMIEVRWILAGRSPQDAARELVAGTKLRDIEFRKKLLEGGAEAVYQCQDPMIKLALLVDPVSRGLRAGYEKKVEAVETVNGARIAKAMFKLEGTSIPPDATGTLRLSFGAVRGYVENGRKVPYRTTFAGLYGKSAQAGNKDPYELPASFLARKAAVNPAAPVDFVSTADSIGGNSGSPLVNRKGEFVGVLFDGNIQSLPTRFVYEDSISRSVMVDSRGIIEALLKIYDAKPLVDEILGRK
- the secA gene encoding preprotein translocase subunit SecA; protein product: MYKWIYRKIFGSDNDRTLRLIRPLVAAINDLEPRIQPLTDDGLRAKTAEFKEKLAQGASLDDILPEAFAVVREASRRTTRMRHFDVQLIGGIVLHQGMISEMKTGEGKTLVATLPAYLNALSGRGVHIVTVNDYLAKRDTEWMGAIYRFLGLTVGTIQHDLGDAERYTAYRADITYGTNNEFGFDYLRDNMKFRLADLAQREFNYAIVDEVDSILIDEARTPLIISGPTNESTQLYTRVDSVVRRLQKDKHFTLDEKSRTVSIQEAGVAEAERALGVSNLYDMANMEYVHAVNTALKAHHLFKLDVDYMVQDGKVVIVDEFTGRLMPGRRYSDGLHQALEAKERVKVEEENQTLASVTFQNYFRMYKKLAGMTGTAATEREEFRHIYGLDVIEIPTNKTLIRLENPDVIYRTSEEKWQAAVEEIADLNKTGRPVLVGTISIEKSEHLSSLLRRRNIRHVVLNAKYHEMEAQIIAQAGRVGAVTIATNMAGRGVDILLGGNPEFLAREQLKRGGGDPSKVPPGQLEQVLREVSAVTQKEHEAVVALGGLHVLGTERHEARRIDNQLRGRAGRQGDPGSSRFYLSLEDDLMRIFGSERISGLMARIGMSEGVPIEHPMISRAIERAQKQVEGQNFTVRKHLLEYDDVMNKQRETIYGQRRKILEGADQRDYFLGLIDSLVEWMLDTHANKDAAPEEWNREGLRQAVLAQFGVDVETLGIDWATVSPGGLRDAIVKALTAAYEAKEKQLGPFMREFERMILLQVIDSQWKDHLLEMDHLKEGIGLRGYGQKDPLIEYKKEGFEMFQSMLDRIEEDAVRYVFLIQPVIDQPAPVRRQTPVYYQQPTGPSGQRSRQARAMIPGKRHKH
- the guaB gene encoding IMP dehydrogenase encodes the protein MLDDKIREALTFDDVLILPAKSDVAPAQAVVTTRLSRHITLNIPVVSAAMDTVTLSRMAIALAQQGGLGVIHRNMSIESQAEEVDKVKRHESGMVVEPITLRPQDTVGRALEVMREHHISGLPITDGSNQLVGILTNRDIRFESRLSLPVEKIMTRKLVTVPVGTSLEDAEKVFHEHKIEKLLVVDEGYHLKGLITYKDILKRIQYPDAAKDSLGRLRVGAAVGVGADFLDRARALVAVKCDVIVVDNAHGHSRRVLDTVRTLKKEFPNQEIIAGNIGTARAAEELVDLGVDAVKVGVGPGSICTTRIITGAGIPQVTAIADVYEVTGKAGIPLIADGGIKYSGDVTKAIAAGADTIMLGNLLAGTEEAPGEVVMYQGRAYKMYRGMGSIAVMKEGKSSDRYQQDLQPTAAKLVPEGIEGRVPYKGSTTVIVQMLVGGLKAGMGYAGCRTIEELKANARFIKITQASLKESHVHDVVITQEAPNYHLD